A window from Shimia isoporae encodes these proteins:
- a CDS encoding methyl-accepting chemotaxis protein has product MTKIRTRFSKLGIQAKIALVIGAACILAVGAGFVAQYNQRLAALQETQTQVAELMTRAVSGQIRDLVENGQGEVIHDQLKPGLKNYPQILTVYLNTPEGELTTVTKDGFDAAPAKPLIDDFAAKLSRDGKAELLRTQEYAINGISIVGSDGKSVAGNMVIVWDMAPIYSAAMQAQLMASVASMIAALVAMGLILWLVGRMAIRPMLAIGDSMERIAAHDYDHDVPFGDRGDEIGQMSQRLTFFRDTLSEESQLRAMRAKEDNKRQELVSRLAEGLADLADGRVDRSIDMGQFEHGQDGIEIINDYNQVVTNLRDILMTVTTTAENVRNSSEEIAEVVIDQSKRSEAQAVTLEESAAAIESLSGSVEQTAKSAAEANTRILENRVQATSGGKVVEQTVEAMKNIEASSEQITAIIGVIDDIAFQTNLLALNAGVEAARAGEAGRGFAVVASEVRALAQRASSSANEIKELITRSGEQVTNGSRLVNEAGTALNEIIGGISQASELVSQIASVSREQANNLSEIRDGVTELDRVTQRNAAMIEESSAASRNLSEEAGRLTETLGAFTLSEDGHQERAHVAQPAEQQETIQSWDEDLEQDSAPAEGSFEDAHDTEAAFEAEEGIVEEEAPKEEQPVIEFSSRNHRAQAVNEPDAWADF; this is encoded by the coding sequence ATGACCAAAATTCGCACGAGATTCTCTAAACTTGGCATTCAGGCCAAGATCGCCCTTGTGATCGGTGCCGCTTGCATTCTAGCAGTCGGTGCTGGCTTTGTTGCGCAATACAATCAACGCCTTGCAGCGCTGCAGGAGACGCAGACGCAGGTCGCTGAACTGATGACCCGCGCGGTTTCCGGTCAAATTAGGGATCTGGTTGAAAACGGTCAAGGTGAGGTCATCCATGACCAGCTGAAACCGGGTTTGAAAAACTATCCGCAAATTCTGACGGTCTATCTGAACACGCCGGAAGGCGAGCTCACAACTGTTACCAAAGACGGATTTGACGCCGCCCCGGCCAAACCGCTGATCGACGACTTCGCAGCCAAGTTGTCCCGCGACGGCAAGGCGGAATTGCTCCGCACCCAAGAGTACGCTATCAACGGGATTTCCATCGTCGGCAGCGACGGCAAAAGCGTTGCGGGCAACATGGTCATTGTCTGGGACATGGCACCTATCTACAGCGCCGCGATGCAGGCTCAGTTGATGGCGTCTGTCGCAAGCATGATTGCCGCGCTGGTGGCTATGGGATTGATCCTTTGGCTGGTTGGCCGCATGGCGATCCGTCCGATGCTCGCAATTGGTGATTCCATGGAACGCATTGCCGCACATGACTACGATCACGACGTTCCCTTTGGTGACCGCGGTGACGAAATCGGCCAGATGTCGCAACGCCTGACTTTCTTCCGGGACACTTTGTCCGAGGAATCCCAGCTGCGCGCCATGCGCGCCAAAGAAGACAACAAACGTCAGGAACTCGTGTCCCGCCTCGCCGAAGGTCTGGCAGACCTCGCCGACGGCCGTGTGGACCGCTCCATCGACATGGGCCAGTTTGAACATGGCCAGGACGGCATCGAAATCATCAACGACTACAACCAGGTAGTCACCAACCTGCGCGACATCTTGATGACTGTCACCACCACTGCCGAGAACGTTCGCAACAGTTCCGAAGAGATCGCGGAAGTGGTTATCGACCAATCCAAGCGCTCTGAAGCGCAGGCCGTGACCCTCGAGGAATCTGCCGCCGCCATCGAAAGCCTCTCCGGCTCTGTTGAACAAACCGCCAAGAGCGCGGCTGAAGCCAACACCCGCATTCTCGAAAACCGGGTTCAGGCGACTTCCGGCGGCAAGGTTGTCGAACAGACTGTCGAAGCGATGAAAAACATCGAAGCATCCTCCGAGCAGATCACCGCGATCATCGGTGTGATTGACGACATCGCGTTCCAGACCAACTTGCTTGCCTTGAACGCCGGCGTCGAAGCCGCCCGGGCAGGCGAAGCTGGCCGTGGCTTCGCGGTGGTTGCCTCCGAAGTCCGTGCCCTGGCACAACGTGCCTCCTCCAGCGCGAACGAAATCAAGGAACTGATCACCCGCTCCGGCGAACAGGTCACCAACGGCAGCCGCCTTGTAAACGAAGCAGGCACCGCCCTGAACGAAATTATCGGCGGCATCAGCCAGGCATCGGAACTGGTGTCCCAGATCGCATCGGTCTCTCGTGAACAAGCCAACAACTTGTCCGAAATCCGTGACGGTGTGACCGAGCTGGACCGCGTAACACAACGCAACGCCGCAATGATCGAGGAAAGCTCTGCCGCAAGCCGCAACCTGAGCGAAGAAGCCGGACGCCTGACCGAAACACTGGGTGCTTTCACCCTGTCGGAGGACGGACACCAGGAGCGCGCACATGTCGCTCAGCCGGCAGAACAGCAGGAAACGATCCAATCCTGGGACGAAGACCTCGAGCAGGACTCTGCACCTGCGGAAGGCTCTTTCGAAGACGCGCACGACACCGAAGCCGCTTTTGAGGCCGAGGAAGGCATCGTGGAAGAAGAAGCACCGAAAGAAGAGCAGCCGGTGATCGAATTCTCGTCGCGCAATCACCGCGCTCAAGCGGTCAACGAACCCGACGCATGGGCTGATTTCTGA
- a CDS encoding chemotaxis protein CheW has translation MTEQITEEQTADRIEIVSFTIGEQAFCLDIGHVLEIRGWTSTTTLPHAPEYVVGMMNLRGAVLPVMDLSMRLGLGKTVPESRSVIIIAHIDQKSVGFLVDAVSNILTVNPTDMQPTPEVSSAKTAAFIKGVYTLDETIVRAIDVHQIMPQEKLVAA, from the coding sequence ATGACTGAGCAAATTACCGAAGAACAAACCGCAGATCGTATCGAGATCGTTTCCTTCACCATCGGCGAGCAGGCATTCTGCCTCGACATTGGCCATGTCCTGGAAATCCGCGGTTGGACCAGCACAACAACCCTGCCGCACGCGCCGGAATACGTGGTTGGCATGATGAACCTGCGCGGCGCAGTGCTGCCGGTAATGGATCTGTCCATGCGCCTCGGCCTGGGCAAAACCGTACCGGAATCACGTTCGGTGATCATCATCGCGCACATCGATCAGAAAAGCGTCGGCTTCCTGGTAGACGCGGTCTCCAACATCCTGACCGTTAACCCGACCGACATGCAGCCCACTCCTGAAGTGTCTTCGGCAAAAACCGCGGCCTTCATCAAGGGCGTTTACACGCTGGATGAAACCATCGTCCGCGCCATCGACGTGCATCAAATCATGCCTCAGGAAAAACTGGTCGCAGCATGA
- a CDS encoding PAS domain-containing protein, whose translation MNAISKITPARGADERAVPREAVLTSATDPRGVITFAGTDFREVAEYTAEQLLNAPHKIVRHADMPKGVFHLLWDTIKTGKPICAYVKNRTSSGQYYWVLANVTLTEDGYMSARIHPETEYFEIAKELYAEMLKLEAAGKTPEESANWLLEQLAAKGIPDIETFSVLALDAEFKKRGIVLPSSETAFSLMDEILELVTDMRQLAQDIETGFKRVRGEPVNLRILAGRLEGAGAALGTISQNYDAMAQEMYELLGRLYGNNSGALQDMHVAVSHGRAAQQFSQLLKEAVTREQDHLVEGNPAGLLTAQQARLDNICAQRIREIANAGKPIPDICRSLRRRINGLDVVKLLCKVESGRMRDVDSGLDGIIERLQAFHDNTDRGLAELSSKASQIQQKMSAF comes from the coding sequence ATGAACGCGATCTCGAAAATCACTCCGGCCCGCGGCGCCGATGAACGGGCTGTCCCGCGCGAAGCGGTACTGACGTCCGCAACCGACCCCCGTGGTGTAATCACTTTTGCTGGCACAGATTTCCGCGAAGTCGCGGAATACACGGCCGAGCAGCTGCTCAACGCACCGCACAAAATCGTGCGCCACGCCGACATGCCCAAAGGGGTGTTCCACTTGCTTTGGGACACAATCAAAACCGGCAAGCCGATCTGTGCATACGTCAAGAACCGCACCTCCTCCGGTCAATACTATTGGGTTCTTGCCAACGTAACCCTGACCGAAGACGGGTACATGTCTGCCCGCATCCACCCGGAGACCGAGTACTTTGAGATCGCCAAGGAACTCTACGCCGAAATGCTGAAGCTCGAGGCCGCCGGAAAAACACCGGAAGAAAGCGCAAACTGGCTTCTGGAACAGTTGGCGGCCAAAGGAATTCCCGACATCGAGACCTTTAGCGTGCTTGCGCTGGACGCCGAGTTCAAAAAGCGCGGCATCGTTTTGCCCAGCAGCGAAACAGCCTTCTCTCTGATGGACGAAATTCTCGAACTGGTCACCGACATGCGCCAACTGGCGCAGGACATCGAAACCGGCTTCAAACGTGTTCGCGGCGAACCGGTAAACCTGCGCATTCTCGCGGGTCGTCTCGAAGGCGCCGGCGCGGCACTTGGAACGATCTCGCAAAACTACGATGCCATGGCGCAGGAAATGTACGAACTCCTGGGTCGTCTTTATGGCAACAACTCCGGCGCCTTGCAGGATATGCACGTTGCCGTGTCCCACGGTCGCGCGGCACAGCAATTTTCCCAGCTTCTCAAAGAGGCCGTTACCCGTGAGCAAGACCATCTGGTCGAAGGCAACCCTGCGGGCTTGTTGACTGCCCAGCAAGCGCGTCTGGACAACATTTGCGCTCAGCGCATCCGGGAAATTGCCAATGCAGGTAAACCTATCCCTGATATCTGCCGAAGCCTGCGCCGTCGAATCAACGGCCTCGATGTTGTGAAACTGCTTTGCAAAGTCGAAAGCGGGCGTATGCGTGATGTTGACAGCGGTCTGGACGGTATCATCGAACGCCTGCAAGCCTTCCACGACAACACAGATCGTGGACTTGCAGAGCTTTCTTCGAAGGCCTCTCAAATTCAGCAGAAAATGAGTGCCTTTTAA
- a CDS encoding CheR family methyltransferase, protein MTQNLGHMLEDGTISDGDFARIAGLVRAMTGIDLQPHKRAMVAARLAKRLRATGISSVSEYCSRLENGTAGAEKDHFVNAYTTNMTRFNREEHHFEHLAEHTLPALIDKARRGGRVRIWSAGCSSGEEPYGLAFHVLDLCPDAHKYDIKILATDIDLEILDRAATGHYPRMSTETLDAKQASAYFEPVQGKTDQMSVVGAARNLIAFRQLNLHGDWPFSGKFDVIICRNVAIYFDVPTQSKLWRRFGEALTDDGSLFIGHSEGIDADNADRFETVGRGVFKTTRAHQKSAGNGKSLEMGKAV, encoded by the coding sequence ATGACGCAGAATCTAGGCCATATGCTTGAGGACGGAACCATCAGCGACGGCGATTTCGCCCGTATTGCTGGTCTCGTTCGCGCCATGACGGGTATCGACCTGCAACCGCACAAGCGTGCGATGGTTGCGGCCCGTCTCGCGAAACGCCTGCGGGCGACCGGCATTTCGTCGGTCTCCGAGTATTGCAGCCGTCTCGAAAACGGTACTGCCGGCGCCGAAAAAGATCATTTCGTCAACGCCTATACGACCAATATGACGCGCTTTAACCGCGAAGAGCACCACTTCGAGCATCTGGCAGAACACACGCTGCCGGCGCTGATCGACAAAGCCCGTCGCGGCGGTCGCGTCCGCATCTGGTCCGCTGGTTGTTCGAGCGGCGAAGAGCCATATGGCCTGGCATTCCACGTTTTGGACCTGTGTCCGGACGCACACAAGTACGACATCAAGATTCTGGCCACTGACATCGATCTGGAAATTCTGGATCGCGCCGCAACCGGCCACTACCCCCGCATGTCGACAGAAACTCTGGATGCGAAACAGGCCTCCGCGTATTTCGAGCCGGTTCAGGGCAAAACCGACCAGATGTCGGTTGTCGGTGCTGCGCGCAACCTGATCGCCTTCCGCCAGTTGAACCTCCACGGCGACTGGCCCTTCAGCGGCAAGTTCGACGTAATCATCTGCCGGAACGTGGCCATCTACTTTGATGTTCCGACCCAAAGCAAGCTCTGGCGCCGTTTTGGCGAAGCGCTGACTGACGACGGTTCGCTCTTCATCGGCCACTCCGAAGGCATCGATGCGGATAACGCCGACCGTTTTGAAACTGTGGGCAGAGGCGTCTTCAAAACGACCCGCGCGCACCAAAAATCCGCTGGAAACGGCAAATCCTTAGAAATGGGGAAAGCAGTATGA
- a CDS encoding chemotaxis protein CheA → MSDLRDMFFEECDDLMEVLSTGLDDLQNGNGDAETINAMFRSVHSIKGGGGAFGLDRLINFAHAFENVLEDLRSEKIEADPGLIALMFSSFDHLSDLVDAARDEVDIPEDAGASILADLHQVSAPEGGAGGEEAAEVDSADFVPLTLDIGGDDDTLAPLPDLDFDLGGAAEDSNGTLAYVIEFSADPGLYARGHDPALLFRALADLGELTVNADTSEVLPLNEVGESFAGLKWTLELIPAESTTEDDVREVFEFVESQCVLDVSTTFVEGEAPAGLPDLPDLDAPAELPPLEDIAAPEAAPAPIAEAPAPVAKPSTKPAEAKPAAAKKSEPRNSTIRVDLDRVDRLINLVGELVISEAMLRQSMNELPVSANSSVSEAIGQLKTLSGVLQESVMAIRAQPVRGLFQRMSRIVRESSRTAGKDARMLVIGDSTEVDKTVTERLVEPLTHMIRNSVDHGLETAEDRVKAGKPAQGTIKLEAAHRSGRVVISLSDDGAGINREKVRRIAEERGLVRPEDDLTDSDVDNLLFRPGFSTADAVSELSGRGVGLDVVRSEIQALGGRINLQSEPGKGTLMTISLPLTLAVMEGMLVTIEGESLVVPTVALRETLQPGQANVHDFCEGDRGLSMNGEILPIVDLGEALGFRRPLENLENQALLLIEGESGRRSALAVDTIIEQREVVIKGLEQNYQSIPGIAAATILGNGKIALIVDTDQMIPAAGKSQLSLLKGQEHAEVA, encoded by the coding sequence ATGTCCGATCTTCGTGACATGTTCTTTGAGGAATGCGACGACCTGATGGAGGTTCTCTCCACCGGTCTCGATGACCTCCAGAACGGCAATGGCGATGCAGAAACCATCAACGCCATGTTCCGCTCCGTACACTCCATCAAAGGTGGTGGCGGCGCATTCGGCTTGGACCGTCTGATCAACTTCGCCCACGCCTTCGAGAATGTGCTCGAAGACCTGCGGTCGGAAAAGATCGAAGCGGACCCAGGCCTCATCGCCTTGATGTTCTCGTCCTTTGACCACCTGAGCGATCTGGTGGATGCCGCACGCGACGAAGTCGACATTCCGGAAGACGCTGGTGCCTCCATTCTGGCTGACCTGCATCAAGTCTCCGCACCTGAAGGTGGTGCTGGCGGTGAAGAAGCTGCAGAAGTTGACTCGGCCGACTTTGTGCCTCTGACACTGGACATCGGCGGCGACGACGACACACTCGCCCCCCTGCCCGATCTCGACTTTGATCTGGGCGGCGCTGCCGAAGACAGCAACGGCACCTTGGCCTATGTCATTGAATTCTCTGCGGATCCGGGTCTCTATGCCCGCGGACACGACCCCGCGCTTCTATTCCGGGCACTGGCCGATCTTGGCGAGTTGACCGTGAATGCGGACACCTCCGAAGTTCTGCCTCTCAACGAAGTTGGGGAATCCTTCGCGGGCCTGAAATGGACGCTTGAACTGATCCCGGCCGAAAGCACCACCGAAGACGACGTGCGCGAAGTGTTCGAATTCGTGGAAAGCCAGTGCGTGCTGGACGTCTCCACCACTTTCGTCGAGGGCGAAGCCCCTGCAGGCCTCCCCGATCTTCCAGATCTGGACGCGCCTGCCGAGCTTCCGCCGCTGGAAGACATTGCAGCGCCCGAGGCCGCACCGGCCCCGATCGCAGAAGCACCCGCGCCTGTCGCCAAGCCGTCCACAAAACCGGCGGAGGCAAAACCGGCGGCCGCAAAAAAGTCTGAACCGCGCAACAGCACGATCCGTGTTGATCTGGACCGTGTCGACCGTCTCATCAACCTCGTGGGGGAGCTGGTCATCAGCGAAGCCATGTTGCGCCAGTCGATGAACGAATTGCCTGTTTCTGCCAACAGTTCGGTGAGTGAGGCCATTGGCCAGCTCAAGACCCTGTCCGGCGTTCTACAGGAAAGCGTTATGGCGATCCGCGCACAGCCCGTGCGTGGCCTGTTCCAGCGGATGTCCCGGATTGTGCGTGAATCTTCCCGTACTGCTGGCAAGGACGCCCGTATGTTGGTGATCGGCGACAGCACGGAAGTCGACAAAACGGTCACTGAACGCTTGGTCGAACCGCTTACCCACATGATCCGCAACTCGGTGGACCATGGTCTGGAAACTGCGGAAGACCGTGTTAAGGCGGGCAAACCGGCGCAAGGGACGATCAAACTCGAAGCCGCGCACCGTTCCGGTCGCGTTGTGATTTCTCTGTCCGACGACGGCGCAGGTATCAACCGCGAGAAAGTTCGTCGCATCGCAGAAGAGCGCGGGCTGGTCCGTCCCGAAGACGACCTGACCGACTCCGACGTGGACAACCTGTTGTTCCGCCCCGGTTTCTCCACTGCGGATGCGGTTTCCGAACTGTCGGGACGCGGCGTCGGTCTGGATGTGGTTCGCAGCGAAATCCAGGCACTTGGTGGCCGGATCAACCTGCAATCCGAGCCGGGCAAAGGCACCTTGATGACCATCTCGCTGCCACTGACGCTGGCTGTGATGGAAGGCATGCTTGTCACCATCGAAGGCGAGTCTCTCGTGGTACCAACGGTGGCTCTGCGCGAAACGCTGCAGCCGGGTCAGGCAAATGTGCATGACTTCTGCGAAGGCGACCGCGGCCTGTCGATGAATGGCGAAATCCTCCCCATCGTCGATCTTGGCGAGGCACTCGGCTTCCGCAGACCGCTGGAAAACCTGGAAAACCAGGCGCTCCTGCTGATCGAAGGCGAAAGCGGCCGGCGCTCGGCACTGGCCGTCGACACCATCATCGAACAGCGCGAAGTCGTGATCAAAGGTTTGGAGCAGAACTATCAATCCATCCCCGGCATCGCAGCCGCCACCATTCTCGGCAACGGCAAAATTGCCCTGATTGTCGACACAGACCAAATGATCCCCGCCGCAGGCAAAAGCCAGCTGAGCCTGCTCAAGGGTCAAGAACATGCAGAGGTAGCCTGA
- a CDS encoding response regulator: MSLKDKLHVMVVDDMSTSRGLITQALDEIGIVNYRTENNGQSAWRSLAQRPVHLVLSDYNMPEMDGLQLLHAIRSHKPIARTGFILITGRADPETINHGVKLGMNNFIKKPFQTAQLKACIEKVVGAL; encoded by the coding sequence ATGAGCCTGAAAGACAAACTCCACGTCATGGTTGTTGATGACATGTCCACAAGCCGCGGCCTTATCACACAGGCGCTGGATGAAATCGGCATCGTCAACTACCGCACCGAAAACAACGGTCAATCCGCGTGGCGCAGCCTGGCACAACGTCCGGTTCACCTCGTGCTGTCGGACTACAACATGCCCGAGATGGACGGTCTGCAGCTGCTGCATGCCATCCGTTCGCACAAGCCGATTGCCCGCACCGGTTTCATCCTGATCACCGGTCGTGCCGACCCCGAAACCATCAACCACGGCGTCAAGCTGGGCATGAACAACTTCATCAAGAAGCCGTTCCAGACCGCCCAACTCAAAGCCTGCATCGAGAAAGTAGTTGGCGCGCTCTAA
- a CDS encoding molybdopterin-dependent oxidoreductase, producing the protein MTLSRRQLLKSGTAAAAFAPLTSSPLFAAADGAARNVSFIPHAEQYGAFWAMVEDGEFVKAIPRTEYDPRPTHMVSRGAVSRTYSPTRIEYPYVRKSYLEGLDGDRRTDLRAKDEWVRVDWDTALGLTAKAILDTLETHDNDAIFSSSYGAWAHGGVLTPNVLQGRFFNLIGGCSVTVGDYSGGAAQILMPHVVGDMEVYSRQTSWWQLLQNTEQFILVGVDPHKNGRAEGGVTDHSMFPKWEAIREAGVKFISIDPQQTTTADWLDAEWVKIIPNTDTALFMAMTYHLVDRKKHDEEFLKKYTVGWEKYVDYLQGKDDGIRKTPEWAAEITGIPAQKIRALANNANNKRTQIGGSWSIQRAHHGEMPYWAITAFSCFTGQFGLPGGGVGFSWHWGQGGALFAQAIAPGGLPQGRNRAPGICPASRINEMLLNPGKEFTRNGTTYNYPDVQMVYNAGNNFASHQQDVNELLRALQKVHTVVVQDCWWTASAQFADIVLPACTTLETNEIGSGGTYSKDKVYAFRKVIEPIGESLPDFEIFRRLAALFGVEEGFTDNMEVMDIIEQSYDKSTASEYMDFDEFWEVGVARVPTPTEERTWTRHGAFREDPDANPLATASGKVEIFCQNIADMNIDDCPGMPTWMEPAEYLGNAPEPDMVHVVSPHPYNRIHSQFAQADLRDEMNIEDREWVKVSKADAAKHGIEDGDLVELYNDRGTIIVGARVGEDIMEGVVSLYEGAWLSYDSKGRCNSGAINILTSSRPSSGLSQATTANTCLAKLRKATDVEGPNKAYLANDRLIDEQMTLEASVFGLERAETAVASLLEDMEPGEKLFYEKCTLCHVPRDPKGHTKKEWDSITQSMFPNAGLEGEEAQEVLDWLYANAKDA; encoded by the coding sequence ATGACTCTGTCCAGACGCCAGCTATTGAAATCAGGTACAGCGGCCGCTGCTTTTGCCCCGCTGACAAGTTCACCCCTTTTTGCCGCCGCGGATGGCGCTGCGCGTAACGTGAGTTTTATTCCCCACGCGGAGCAATACGGTGCGTTTTGGGCAATGGTTGAGGACGGCGAGTTTGTTAAGGCAATCCCACGTACGGAGTATGATCCACGGCCGACTCATATGGTGTCGCGTGGTGCCGTCAGCCGGACGTATTCGCCGACACGCATCGAGTATCCCTACGTTCGTAAGTCCTATCTTGAGGGGCTGGATGGCGACCGGCGGACCGATTTGCGCGCCAAGGACGAGTGGGTGCGGGTAGATTGGGACACCGCGCTGGGCCTGACAGCCAAGGCCATTCTCGACACGCTGGAGACACATGACAACGACGCCATCTTCTCATCGTCTTACGGCGCCTGGGCCCATGGCGGTGTATTGACGCCGAACGTGCTTCAGGGCCGTTTCTTCAATCTGATCGGCGGCTGTTCTGTCACAGTGGGTGATTACTCGGGCGGCGCGGCCCAAATTTTGATGCCGCACGTCGTGGGTGACATGGAAGTCTATTCACGCCAGACGTCGTGGTGGCAGCTTTTGCAAAACACGGAGCAGTTCATTCTGGTGGGCGTAGACCCGCACAAGAACGGCCGTGCTGAAGGTGGGGTGACTGACCACTCCATGTTCCCGAAGTGGGAAGCGATCCGCGAGGCGGGCGTCAAGTTCATCTCGATTGATCCGCAGCAGACGACCACGGCGGACTGGTTGGACGCGGAATGGGTGAAAATCATTCCGAACACAGACACAGCCTTGTTCATGGCGATGACCTATCACCTCGTGGACCGTAAAAAGCACGACGAGGAATTCCTCAAGAAATACACCGTCGGCTGGGAGAAGTACGTCGATTACCTTCAGGGCAAGGACGACGGTATTCGCAAGACACCGGAGTGGGCGGCAGAGATCACCGGCATTCCCGCGCAGAAGATCCGCGCGCTTGCCAACAACGCGAACAACAAACGCACACAGATCGGTGGAAGCTGGTCGATTCAGCGCGCGCACCACGGCGAAATGCCGTATTGGGCAATCACGGCATTCAGCTGCTTCACCGGCCAGTTCGGTCTTCCGGGCGGCGGCGTTGGTTTCAGCTGGCACTGGGGGCAGGGCGGTGCGCTTTTCGCACAAGCAATTGCACCGGGTGGACTGCCACAAGGCCGCAACCGTGCGCCGGGAATTTGTCCCGCAAGCCGCATTAACGAGATGCTGCTGAACCCTGGTAAGGAGTTCACACGCAACGGCACGACATATAACTATCCGGACGTGCAGATGGTCTATAACGCGGGCAACAACTTTGCTTCGCACCAGCAGGACGTGAACGAACTGCTCCGGGCCTTGCAGAAAGTGCACACGGTTGTTGTTCAGGATTGTTGGTGGACGGCTTCTGCGCAGTTTGCCGACATTGTTCTACCGGCCTGTACGACGCTGGAAACCAACGAGATTGGTTCTGGTGGTACATATTCCAAAGACAAGGTTTATGCCTTCCGCAAGGTGATCGAACCGATTGGTGAAAGTCTTCCCGACTTTGAAATCTTCAGACGTCTCGCGGCACTCTTTGGTGTGGAGGAAGGTTTCACTGACAATATGGAAGTCATGGACATCATCGAACAGTCCTATGACAAATCCACGGCCTCGGAGTACATGGACTTTGACGAATTCTGGGAAGTGGGTGTGGCCCGCGTACCCACTCCGACTGAGGAGCGTACCTGGACGCGACATGGAGCGTTCCGCGAAGATCCGGACGCCAACCCGCTCGCGACCGCATCGGGCAAGGTCGAGATTTTCTGCCAGAATATTGCGGATATGAATATCGACGACTGCCCTGGTATGCCGACCTGGATGGAGCCAGCGGAGTATCTCGGCAACGCGCCGGAGCCGGACATGGTGCATGTTGTCAGTCCGCACCCCTACAACCGCATCCACAGTCAGTTCGCGCAGGCGGACCTGCGCGACGAGATGAACATCGAAGATCGTGAATGGGTCAAGGTCAGCAAAGCCGATGCCGCCAAACATGGCATTGAGGATGGTGATTTGGTGGAGCTTTACAACGATCGCGGCACGATCATTGTCGGCGCTCGCGTTGGCGAGGACATCATGGAAGGCGTTGTGTCTCTCTATGAAGGCGCGTGGTTGAGCTATGACAGCAAGGGACGTTGTAACTCGGGGGCGATCAACATTTTGACGTCCAGCCGGCCTTCAAGCGGACTGTCGCAGGCGACCACTGCGAACACCTGTCTGGCCAAGCTACGTAAAGCGACCGACGTGGAAGGGCCGAACAAGGCGTATCTGGCGAACGATCGATTGATTGACGAGCAGATGACGCTCGAAGCTTCTGTGTTCGGCTTGGAGCGTGCGGAAACCGCGGTCGCAAGCCTCTTGGAGGACATGGAGCCGGGCGAAAAGCTGTTTTATGAGAAATGCACGCTTTGCCACGTTCCGCGTGATCCGAAAGGACACACGAAGAAAGAGTGGGATTCCATCACTCAGTCGATGTTCCCGAATGCCGGCCTTGAAGGCGAAGAAGCGCAAGAGGTGCTTGATTGGCTTTACGCCAACGCCAAAGACGCTTGA
- a CDS encoding STAS domain-containing protein — protein sequence MCPTDQISTAGQIDLPKTLDHSHATALRAQLEALRGQSVTLDAQACQFIGGAGAELLLAAHAEWSDASVDFTVQNMSEKFVAGVSNLGLQQTALFQEVSQE from the coding sequence ATGTGCCCAACTGATCAAATTAGTACCGCAGGCCAAATCGACCTGCCCAAGACCCTGGACCATTCCCATGCCACGGCGCTCCGCGCGCAACTCGAGGCTCTGCGAGGCCAATCGGTCACGCTCGACGCACAGGCTTGCCAGTTCATCGGCGGTGCTGGTGCAGAATTGCTCCTGGCTGCCCACGCTGAATGGTCCGACGCAAGCGTCGATTTCACCGTTCAGAACATGTCCGAAAAATTTGTTGCAGGGGTGTCCAACCTGGGCCTGCAACAGACAGCACTCTTCCAAGAGGTATCCCAAGAATGA
- a CDS encoding response regulator yields the protein MTKILAIDDSRTMRAMLESALTEAGMDVDLAEDGVEGLEVLPGSAPDLVITDINMPRLDGFGLIEGVRAKPENASLPILVLTTENGDALKQRARDAGATGWIVKPFDAEKLVAVINRLVV from the coding sequence ATGACAAAAATTTTGGCCATCGATGATTCCCGCACGATGCGGGCGATGCTGGAATCCGCCCTGACCGAAGCAGGGATGGATGTTGATCTGGCAGAAGACGGTGTCGAAGGACTCGAAGTCCTGCCCGGCTCCGCGCCTGACCTGGTGATCACGGACATCAACATGCCGCGCCTCGACGGCTTCGGCCTGATCGAAGGCGTCCGCGCAAAGCCGGAAAACGCCTCGCTGCCGATCCTCGTGCTGACCACCGAAAACGGTGACGCCCTCAAACAGCGTGCCCGTGACGCCGGAGCCACCGGCTGGATCGTGAAACCATTTGACGCAGAAAAACTAGTGGCGGTTATCAACCGCTTGGTTGTCTGA